The following coding sequences are from one Anolis sagrei isolate rAnoSag1 chromosome 6, rAnoSag1.mat, whole genome shotgun sequence window:
- the LOC132778600 gene encoding protein-glutamine gamma-glutamyltransferase 4-like, which translates to MSETSVTPLEAIKIDFHREHNTYFHHTNDFDNTNLIVRRGQEFQMEVTFGRELNDNDKVILQLSIGENPKRYNGTILYLNLTSKQKKQPWHAEIYDTDGQKCFIAVTSPPDAIVGKYSLDVITESNLRNFRDVVFYVLFNPWCEADSVFMPDEEQKAEYVLNDTGCLYGGSATHILERPWNFGQFEEDILDCCMHLLDLSLLGPHGQRNPIHVARAMSALVNYDENEDDDGVILGNWSGYYEDGTSPEDWTGSVPILQHYYRNKEPVLYGQCWVFSGVLTTIMRCLGIPARSVTIYECAHDHHRNINADEIYNEMGEKMNISDFTWNYHVWNDIWMKRPDLTEGYDGWQVIDGTPQYVMKDGESLECGPAPVIAIKKGDVYVPYDTMFVFSEVNADMVLWITRKVNGKEEFMRVFEDTRMIGRNISTKAVGKNEREDITDQYKFPEGSPEERKAMKTALSHASSLENYTAASFPESPKAELTLGIEEEKTLLPGQPIDLNIVVRNMSADAWTVNLCVSCHLESYTGKVQARLKSIQQTVQTEGKPVIQTPLTVDADRYMDIMSSTEDELLFKVNIFANVEDTHENLGKRITLTFQYPPLKIEMPETAKVNESFTCEVIFENTLCIPLEKCKLCIEGLGIFPMRTFDQGNIYPGQTSTSKIVCTARKLGEKKIVAKLNSTQVKGITEEKFITITEDEESYVL; encoded by the exons ATGAGTGAAACATCAG TGACTCCTTTGGAGGCCATTAAAATTGATTTCCACAGAGAACACAATACCTATTTCCATCATACCAATGACTTCGACAACACTAATCTTATTGTGAGACGAGGACAGGAGTTTCAGATGGAGGTGACTTTCGGAAGGGAGCTGAATGACAATGATAAAGTCATACTACAACTCAGCATAG GTGAGAATCCAAAGCGATACAATGGGACCATTTTATATCTGAATTTAACATCAAAGCAGAAGAAACAACCATGGCATGCTGAGATTTATGATACAGATGGACAGAAG TGCTTTATTGCTGTGACAAGTCCACCAGATGCAATTGTCGGGAAATACAGCCTGGATGTGATAACGGAGTCTAACCTCCGTAACTTCAGAGATGTGGTTTTTTATGTGTTGTTCAACCCATGGTGTGAAG CGGATTCTGTTTTCATGCCTGATGAGGAACAGAAAGCTGAATATGTCCTCAATGATACTGGATGTCTGTATGGTGGATCAGCAACACATATATTAGAAAGACCTTGGAATTTTGGTCAG TTTGAAGAAGATATCTTGGATTGCTGCATGCATCTTCTGGACCTGAGCCTGCTTGGGCCACATGGTCAGAGAAATCCTATTCATGTTGCCAGGGCCATGTCAGCTTTG GTTAACTATGATGAGAATGAGGATGATGATGGAGTGATCCTTGGAAACTGGTCAGGATACTATGAAGATGGTACCTCTCCTGAGGACTGGACAGGAAGTGTCCCAATTTTACAACACTATTACAGAAATAAAGAACCCGTACTTTACGGCCAATGCTGGGTTTTCTCTGGTGTGCTTACTACAA TTATGCGCTGCCTGGGGATTCCAGCCAGAAGTGTGACCATCTATGAATGTGCTCATGAtcaccacagaaatataaacGCTGATGAAATCTAcaatgaaatgggagaaaaaaTGAACATATCAGACTTTACTTG GAACTACCATGTATGGAATGATATTTGGATGAAAAGACCAGACTTAACAGAGGGCTATGATGGTTGGCAGGTGATTGATGGCACACCCCAGTATGTCATGAAAG ATGGAGAGAGTCTGGAGTGCGGTCCTGCTCCGGTTATTGCCATCAAAAAGGGAGATGTCTATGTGCCGTACGACACGATGTTTGTGTTTTCTGAAGTGAATGCAGATATGGTCCTCTGGATCACAAGGAAAGTGAACGGGAAAGAGGAATTCATGCGGGTCTTTGAAGACACCAGGATGATCGGAAGGAACATCAGCACCAAAGCTGTTGGGAAGAATGAGCGTGAAGACATCACAGATCAGTACAAATTTCCAGAGG GTTCCCCAGAGGAGAGGAAAGCTATGAAAACTGCTTTGTCCCATGCAAGCTCTCTGGAAAACTATACAGCAGCATCTTTCCCTGAGTCTCCCAAAGCAGAGCTCACACTTGGGATAGAAGAGGAAAAGACATTGTTGCCAGGACAGCCTATTGATCTTAACATTGTTGTAAGGAACATGTCTGCAGATGCATGGACTGTCAATCTGTGTGTTTCCTGTCACCTGGAGTCATACACAGGGAAAGTACAAGCTAGGCTGAAATCCATTCAACAGACGGTCCAAACAGAAGGCAAACCAG TTATACAGACTCCTCTGACAGTAGATGCTGATAGGTACATGGACATAATGAGTTCAACAGAGGATGAACTTCTGTTCAAAGTCAATATTTTTGCAAATGTTGAAGATACTCATGAAAATCTTGGAAAACGGATAACCTTGACTTTCCAGTACCCACCTCTCAAGATAGAG ATGCCAGAAACTGCAAAAGTGAATGAAAGCTTTACCTGTGAAGTGATTTTTGAAAACACTCTCTGCATTCCCTTGGAAAAATGCAAACTGTGCATTGAAGGCCTTGGCATTTTTCCAATGAGAACTTTTGACCAAGG gAATATATACCCCGGTCAAACTTCTACATCCAAAATAGTTTGTACAGCAAGGAAGTTGGGAGAGAAGAAGATAGTGGCCAAACTGAACTCTACTCAAGTGAAAGGAATAACTGAGGAAAAGTTTATTACCATCACCGAGGATGAGGAGAGCTATGTACTGTGA